A single genomic interval of Nitratidesulfovibrio sp. SRB-5 harbors:
- a CDS encoding tetratricopeptide repeat protein, whose product MNRMRGVALCVALAAAAATLLGCSGASMRASSLLEQGRYAEAATAYAQVTTENPSDWRAGVRHGYALYRQGDYAGARAVLASLMDDWRASEYARFWSGIAAIAARDGDAARAAWSGWSTDRTEVLRAVRPRVDLLRSDELGLGPQAADIYAREAAQANALEEMKRSRDMFRRGMDRGDVPDPALPPSPVEYLP is encoded by the coding sequence ATGAACAGGATGCGCGGTGTTGCGTTGTGCGTGGCACTTGCCGCTGCTGCGGCAACCCTGCTGGGGTGCTCCGGCGCAAGCATGCGGGCCTCGTCCCTGCTGGAGCAGGGCCGGTACGCAGAGGCCGCCACGGCCTACGCCCAGGTAACCACGGAAAACCCGTCCGACTGGCGGGCCGGGGTGCGCCACGGCTATGCCCTGTACCGGCAGGGCGACTACGCGGGGGCACGAGCCGTGCTGGCGTCGCTGATGGATGATTGGCGGGCCAGCGAATATGCGCGGTTCTGGTCGGGCATCGCGGCCATTGCCGCGCGCGACGGCGATGCGGCCCGTGCCGCGTGGTCCGGATGGAGCACGGACAGGACCGAGGTGCTGCGGGCGGTGCGCCCGCGCGTGGACCTGCTGCGCAGCGATGAACTGGGCCTGGGTCCGCAGGCGGCGGACATCTACGCGCGCGAGGCTGCCCAGGCCAATGCCCTGGAAGAGATGAAGCGCTCGCGCGACATGTTCCGACGCGGCATGGACAGGGGCGACGTGCCCGACCCGGCGTTGCCGCCGAGCCCCGTGGAATATCTGCCGTAA
- a CDS encoding sigma-54-dependent transcriptional regulator gives MKRLLVIDDEPGHRLMVRAVMEDSGWSVEEAGSGEEGLEHLVQDRVNVVLLDMRMPGMDGQETLARIQEMYPGLPVVMLTAFGTVGSAVVAMKKGAFDYLTKPADNEELTAVLEKAWDFGRLLEENENLRRRLSDDDPTAPIVGASQAMCRVRDFIRQAGPSEATILIMGESGTGKELIAQGLHDASNRADQPLVKVNCAALPGHLLESELFGYMKGAFTGAVRDKPGRFQLARGGTLFLDEIGELPLELQSKLLRALQERVVEPLGAVRPVPVDVRIIAATNRDLKRAVEAGEFREDLFFRLNVLEVISPPLRDRLEDLPMLAGRLLERLCRKNKKGIRSVSPEFLDALMRYSWPGNVRELENVLERALILSRSDTLGPDSLPSQVLADRPDRWERGGPDGGQYRGQDRGQDRGQDRGGDRQRPYSSDRPDMSDRPVMVDRAFERQGRPWGQDAASAMPRGDANWSGEGDGFMPGGYGGVPGAYPGSLDDAERDALLRALEVHGGHRERTADALGISRRTLQYKLKKFGLIRRGM, from the coding sequence ATGAAGCGACTTCTGGTCATCGACGACGAACCCGGGCACCGCCTGATGGTCCGCGCCGTCATGGAGGACAGTGGCTGGAGCGTGGAAGAGGCCGGTTCCGGAGAGGAAGGCCTGGAGCATCTGGTCCAGGACCGCGTTAACGTGGTGCTGCTGGACATGCGCATGCCCGGCATGGACGGCCAGGAAACCCTGGCCCGCATTCAGGAAATGTACCCCGGCCTGCCCGTGGTCATGCTGACCGCCTTCGGCACCGTGGGCTCCGCCGTGGTGGCCATGAAGAAGGGCGCCTTCGACTACCTGACCAAACCCGCCGACAACGAGGAATTGACCGCCGTTCTGGAAAAGGCCTGGGACTTCGGCAGACTGCTGGAAGAAAACGAGAACCTGCGCCGCCGCCTGAGCGACGACGACCCCACGGCGCCCATCGTGGGGGCCAGCCAGGCCATGTGCCGGGTGCGCGACTTCATCCGGCAGGCGGGCCCCAGCGAGGCCACCATCCTGATCATGGGGGAATCGGGCACCGGCAAGGAACTCATCGCGCAGGGCCTGCACGACGCCAGCAACCGTGCCGACCAGCCGCTGGTGAAGGTGAACTGTGCGGCCCTGCCCGGACATCTGCTGGAAAGCGAACTGTTCGGGTACATGAAGGGCGCGTTCACCGGGGCCGTGCGCGACAAGCCGGGACGCTTTCAGCTGGCGCGGGGCGGCACGCTGTTTCTGGACGAAATAGGTGAACTGCCGCTGGAACTGCAATCCAAGCTGTTGCGCGCCCTGCAGGAGCGCGTGGTGGAACCGCTGGGCGCGGTGCGCCCGGTGCCCGTGGACGTGCGTATCATCGCGGCCACCAACCGCGACCTCAAGCGCGCGGTGGAGGCAGGCGAATTTCGCGAGGACCTCTTTTTCCGGCTCAACGTGCTGGAGGTTATCTCGCCCCCCCTGCGCGACCGGCTGGAGGATCTGCCCATGCTGGCCGGGCGATTGCTGGAGCGCCTGTGCCGCAAGAACAAGAAGGGCATCCGCAGCGTCAGCCCGGAATTTCTCGACGCCCTGATGCGCTATTCCTGGCCCGGCAACGTGCGCGAACTGGAAAACGTGCTGGAGCGGGCGCTGATACTCAGCCGGTCCGATACCCTGGGACCGGATTCGCTGCCCTCGCAGGTGCTGGCGGATCGTCCCGACCGGTGGGAACGGGGCGGCCCGGACGGTGGGCAGTACAGGGGCCAGGACAGGGGACAGGACAGGGGCCAGGACAGGGGGGGGGACCGCCAGCGCCCCTACAGTTCGGACAGGCCGGACATGTCCGACAGGCCCGTCATGGTTGACCGCGCCTTCGAGCGCCAGGGCAGGCCCTGGGGGCAGGATGCCGCTTCCGCCATGCCGCGCGGTGATGCGAACTGGTCCGGCGAGGGCGACGGCTTCATGCCCGGGGGCTACGGCGGCGTGCCGGGGGCTTATCCCGGCTCTCTGGACGACGCGGAGCGCGATGCGCTGCTGCGCGCCCTGGAAGTGCATGGAGGACACCGGGAACGCACGGCGGACGCGCTGGGCATCAGTCGGCGTACCCTGCAATACAAGCTGAAGAAGTTCGGTTTGATACGGCGCGGCATGTAG
- the gcvPB gene encoding aminomethyl-transferring glycine dehydrogenase subunit GcvPB, protein MKTAFAASVPGRTACLPAQPKMHAADMLPANLLRASRPALPELGELDVVRHFTRLSRLNFGVDSNFYPLGSCTMKYNPKFTEQVAALPGFTRLHPLMAQLKGAGQYTQGALEVMWETERLLCEITGMRAFTLHPMAGAHGELTGAMLIAAYHKDKGNRKTKVICPDSAHGTNPASAALAGYEVVNIESKDGMVDPDALEAALDDDVAALMMTCPNTLGLFENHLPRIVEKLRAVDALLYYDGANLNAILGKMRVGDVGFDVVHLNLHKTFATPHGGGGPGAGPVGVSERLVPYLPISRVEKLHDGRYYLNYDHPKSIGFMAPFYGNFGVLLKAYAYILRLGGEGLERVSEYAVLNANYLRKRLEKVLEIPHDRICMHEFVASACNHAECGIRALDVAKALLDKGYHAPTIYFPLIVKECMMFEPTETESRQTLDEFADDLIAILESAAQNPDALHAAPVTTPVRRLDETAAARNMVLTDDA, encoded by the coding sequence GTGAAGACCGCCTTCGCCGCATCCGTCCCAGGCCGCACCGCCTGCCTGCCCGCACAGCCCAAGATGCATGCGGCAGACATGCTGCCCGCAAACCTGCTGCGCGCCAGCCGCCCCGCCCTGCCCGAACTGGGCGAGCTGGACGTGGTGCGCCACTTCACGCGGTTGTCGCGCCTGAACTTCGGGGTGGATTCCAATTTCTACCCCCTCGGCTCGTGCACCATGAAGTACAACCCCAAGTTCACCGAACAGGTGGCCGCCCTGCCCGGCTTTACCCGGCTGCACCCGCTGATGGCCCAGTTGAAGGGCGCGGGCCAGTACACCCAGGGCGCCCTTGAGGTGATGTGGGAAACCGAGCGCCTGCTGTGCGAAATCACCGGCATGCGCGCGTTCACCCTGCACCCCATGGCGGGCGCGCACGGCGAGCTTACCGGCGCCATGCTCATCGCCGCCTACCACAAGGACAAGGGCAACCGTAAGACCAAGGTCATCTGCCCCGACTCCGCCCACGGCACCAACCCCGCATCCGCCGCACTGGCCGGGTACGAGGTGGTGAACATCGAATCGAAAGACGGCATGGTCGACCCGGACGCGCTGGAAGCCGCCCTGGACGACGACGTGGCCGCCCTGATGATGACCTGCCCCAACACCTTGGGGCTGTTCGAAAACCACCTGCCGCGCATCGTCGAAAAGCTGCGCGCGGTGGACGCCCTGCTCTACTACGACGGCGCCAACCTGAACGCCATTCTCGGCAAGATGCGCGTGGGCGACGTGGGCTTTGACGTGGTGCACCTGAACCTGCACAAGACCTTCGCCACCCCGCACGGCGGCGGCGGCCCCGGTGCCGGTCCGGTGGGCGTCAGCGAACGGCTGGTGCCGTACCTGCCCATCTCGCGGGTGGAAAAGCTGCACGATGGCCGCTACTACCTGAACTACGACCATCCGAAGTCCATCGGCTTCATGGCCCCGTTCTACGGCAACTTCGGCGTGCTGCTGAAGGCGTATGCCTACATCCTGCGCCTGGGCGGCGAAGGGCTGGAACGCGTTTCGGAATACGCGGTGCTCAACGCCAACTACCTGCGCAAGCGGCTGGAAAAGGTGCTGGAAATCCCCCACGACCGCATCTGCATGCACGAGTTCGTGGCATCGGCCTGCAACCACGCCGAATGCGGCATCCGCGCGCTGGACGTGGCCAAGGCACTGCTGGACAAGGGCTACCACGCACCCACCATCTACTTCCCGCTCATCGTCAAGGAATGCATGATGTTCGAGCCCACGGAAACCGAGAGCAGGCAGACGCTCGACGAATTCGCGGACGACCTCATCGCCATTCTGGAATCGGCGGCCCAGAACCCCGACGCCCTGCACGCGGCCCCGGTGACCACGCCGGTGCGCAGGCTGGACGAGACGGCGGCGGCCCGCAACATGGTGCTGACGGATGACGCCTAG
- a CDS encoding OmpA family protein: MKFSKILTLVAALMLVCAAPAFAAGQSTLVPKISSFDFFVDYSGSMMMSHEKTGKNKMEMTKKLLSAINAKVPALGYEGGLHTFAPSTEIQPVAAWDKASYEKAIKKLNENEDTFARMTPMGTGLQKATYAKAMKRKAAMIMISDGESNLGSDPVGEAKLLLSTNPGLCLHVISMADKPAGQATLDAIAKLNGCAVTANGPELLANEAALDKFVRDVFYEEKAAPAAAAAAPMDEVIVLRSIQFALNSAKLDATATSILVETAAILKSKKGSVEVAGHTCSLGTDEYNQKLSEARAKSVKDFLVKQGVESSRLITKGYGESKPKYDNSTEDTRKLNRRVELSFIK, translated from the coding sequence ATGAAATTTTCGAAAATCCTGACTCTGGTTGCGGCGCTGATGCTTGTCTGCGCTGCCCCGGCCTTCGCCGCCGGTCAATCCACCCTTGTGCCCAAGATCTCCAGCTTCGACTTCTTCGTGGACTATTCCGGGTCCATGATGATGTCCCACGAGAAGACGGGCAAGAACAAGATGGAAATGACCAAGAAGCTGCTCTCGGCCATCAACGCCAAGGTCCCGGCGCTGGGCTACGAAGGCGGCCTGCACACCTTCGCCCCTTCGACCGAAATCCAGCCCGTGGCCGCGTGGGACAAGGCGTCCTATGAAAAGGCCATCAAGAAGCTGAACGAAAACGAAGACACCTTTGCCCGCATGACCCCCATGGGCACCGGCCTCCAGAAGGCCACCTATGCCAAGGCCATGAAGCGCAAGGCCGCCATGATCATGATCAGCGATGGCGAATCCAACCTGGGTTCCGACCCGGTGGGCGAAGCCAAGCTGCTGCTCTCCACCAACCCTGGCCTGTGCCTGCACGTCATTTCCATGGCCGACAAGCCCGCCGGTCAGGCCACCCTTGACGCCATCGCCAAGCTGAACGGCTGCGCCGTCACCGCCAATGGCCCCGAACTGCTGGCCAACGAAGCCGCCCTCGACAAGTTCGTGCGCGACGTCTTCTACGAAGAAAAGGCCGCCCCCGCCGCTGCCGCCGCCGCCCCCATGGACGAAGTGATCGTGCTGCGCAGCATCCAGTTCGCCCTGAACTCGGCCAAGCTGGACGCCACCGCCACCAGCATCCTGGTGGAAACCGCCGCCATCCTGAAGTCCAAGAAGGGCTCGGTTGAAGTTGCCGGTCATACCTGCAGCCTCGGCACCGACGAATACAACCAGAAGCTGTCCGAAGCCCGCGCCAAGTCGGTCAAGGACTTCCTGGTCAAGCAGGGCGTCGAATCCTCGCGCCTGATCACCAAGGGCTACGGCGAATCCAAGCCCAAGTACGACAACAGCACCGAAGACACCCGCAAGCTGAACCGCCGGGTCGAACTCTCCTTCATCAAGTAG
- a CDS encoding response regulator, with the protein MKFLVVDDDFDSRRLVQKILHPYGYVDIATDGEEGVQAFASALKDGEPYDVVTLDILMPNADGQQALREIREIEKEEGVAPEKAVKVIMISGLDDSQEVHDAFFLGDAVSFIVKPIRRQLLLDEIEKLGVHLEKTEK; encoded by the coding sequence ATGAAATTCCTGGTCGTTGACGACGACTTCGACAGCCGCAGACTGGTCCAGAAAATCCTTCACCCCTACGGGTATGTCGACATCGCCACCGACGGCGAGGAAGGCGTGCAGGCCTTTGCTTCCGCCCTCAAGGACGGCGAACCCTACGACGTGGTCACCCTCGACATCCTCATGCCCAACGCAGACGGGCAGCAGGCCCTGCGCGAAATCCGCGAAATCGAAAAAGAAGAGGGCGTAGCCCCCGAAAAGGCCGTGAAGGTCATCATGATTTCCGGCCTGGACGATTCGCAGGAAGTGCACGACGCCTTCTTTCTGGGCGATGCCGTCAGCTTCATCGTAAAGCCCATCCGCCGCCAGTTGCTGCTGGACGAAATCGAAAAGCTCGGCGTGCATCTGGAAAAGACCGAAAAGTAG
- the gcvPA gene encoding aminomethyl-transferring glycine dehydrogenase subunit GcvPA: MPFIPHSPEEVREMLSVIGVQSIEDLFVDIPAEMRPRSFELPLGLSEMQVLAKMEEMAARNRTDVVSFLGGGFYSHHIPAAVDALVSRGEFYTAYTPYQPEASQGTLQAIFEYQTAVCRLLDMDCANASVYDGGSAIFEAMMMAVRATKRRKLVIDEAVSPIWRTMLASYTSNLSLDLVTVPQVDGRSDMAALKAAVDTGCAAVVVQNPNFFGVVEDFTDLFAHAKSQKAASVISVYPVMQSVLKTPGEMGADIAVAEGQSLGQPLSFGGPYLGIMTCTKDMVRQMPGRIVGRTNDTEGRTGYVLTLQAREQHIRRAKATSNICSNQALCALRTLVHLCLLGPEGLIRTAELSMERARYAMERLTAIAGVRPLNTAPFGNEFAVRLPIPAFEAVDRLTARGYVPGFPVGRYYAGMDDVLLVACTEKNSFEQVGILAEMLGGIL; encoded by the coding sequence ATGCCGTTCATCCCGCACTCCCCAGAGGAGGTCCGGGAAATGCTCTCCGTCATCGGCGTGCAGAGCATCGAGGACCTTTTCGTCGATATTCCGGCAGAGATGCGCCCGCGCAGCTTCGAGCTGCCCCTGGGCCTCAGCGAAATGCAGGTGCTGGCCAAGATGGAAGAAATGGCCGCCCGCAACCGCACCGACGTGGTCAGCTTTCTGGGCGGCGGCTTCTACAGCCACCACATCCCGGCTGCCGTCGATGCGCTGGTCTCGCGTGGTGAATTCTACACCGCCTACACCCCCTACCAGCCGGAAGCCTCGCAGGGCACCCTGCAGGCCATCTTCGAATACCAGACGGCGGTGTGCCGCCTGCTGGACATGGATTGCGCCAATGCCTCGGTGTACGACGGGGGCTCGGCCATCTTCGAAGCCATGATGATGGCCGTGCGCGCCACCAAGCGCCGCAAGCTGGTCATCGACGAGGCCGTCAGCCCCATCTGGCGCACCATGCTGGCCTCGTACACGTCCAACCTCTCGCTCGACCTGGTCACCGTGCCGCAGGTGGACGGCAGGTCGGACATGGCCGCCCTGAAGGCCGCCGTGGATACCGGCTGCGCCGCCGTGGTGGTGCAGAACCCCAACTTCTTCGGGGTGGTGGAAGACTTCACCGACCTGTTCGCGCATGCCAAGAGCCAGAAGGCCGCCTCGGTCATTTCGGTGTACCCGGTCATGCAGTCGGTGCTGAAAACGCCCGGCGAAATGGGCGCGGACATCGCCGTGGCCGAAGGCCAGTCGCTGGGCCAGCCGCTGAGCTTCGGCGGGCCGTACCTGGGCATCATGACCTGCACCAAGGACATGGTGCGCCAGATGCCGGGCCGCATCGTGGGCCGCACCAACGACACCGAAGGCCGCACCGGCTACGTGCTGACGCTGCAAGCGCGCGAACAGCACATCCGCCGCGCCAAAGCCACGTCCAACATCTGCTCCAACCAGGCCCTGTGCGCCCTGCGCACGCTGGTGCACCTGTGCCTGCTGGGACCGGAAGGCCTGATCCGCACGGCGGAACTTTCCATGGAACGCGCCCGCTACGCCATGGAACGGCTTACCGCCATCGCCGGGGTGCGCCCGCTGAACACCGCCCCCTTCGGCAACGAATTCGCCGTGCGGCTGCCCATTCCCGCCTTCGAGGCGGTGGACAGGCTTACCGCGCGCGGCTACGTGCCCGGCTTTCCCGTGGGGCGCTACTACGCAGGCATGGACGACGTGCTGCTGGTGGCCTGCACCGAAAAGAACAGCTTCGAACAGGTCGGCATTCTGGCCGAAATGCTGGGAGGTATCCTGTGA
- a CDS encoding peroxiredoxin encodes MSCPTQQEYPTLATVGRPVKPFTLETYDPTEGSFGQISLEKLQQDRKWTVLVFYPADFTFVCPTELADLAERHAALKDMGVEVISVSTDTKFAHLAWRNSERLLENVRYQMAADPTGAVSRYFGVYDESAGIALRGTFIINPEGTLVGSEVNFYNVGRNAAELVRKMQANKHLRDHPAEACPARWEPGARTLTPSEKLVGKVYEDLIP; translated from the coding sequence ATGAGCTGCCCCACTCAACAGGAATATCCCACCCTTGCCACCGTTGGCCGCCCGGTGAAGCCCTTTACCCTTGAAACCTACGACCCCACCGAAGGTTCCTTCGGCCAGATTTCGCTCGAAAAGCTGCAACAGGACCGCAAGTGGACCGTGCTGGTGTTCTACCCCGCCGACTTCACCTTCGTGTGCCCCACCGAACTGGCGGACCTTGCGGAACGCCATGCGGCGCTGAAGGACATGGGCGTGGAAGTGATCTCGGTTTCCACCGACACCAAGTTCGCCCACCTTGCCTGGCGCAATTCCGAACGCCTGCTGGAAAACGTGCGCTACCAGATGGCCGCCGACCCCACCGGCGCGGTATCCCGTTACTTCGGCGTGTATGATGAAAGCGCGGGCATCGCCCTGCGCGGCACCTTCATCATCAACCCGGAAGGCACCCTGGTGGGTTCCGAGGTGAACTTCTACAACGTGGGCCGCAACGCCGCCGAGCTGGTGCGCAAGATGCAGGCCAACAAGCACCTGCGCGACCACCCGGCGGAAGCCTGCCCCGCCCGCTGGGAACCCGGCGCCCGCACCCTGACCCCCTCCGAAAAGCTGGTGGGCAAGGTATACGAGGATCTGATTCCCTAA
- the gcvH gene encoding glycine cleavage system protein GcvH, with protein sequence MSIPADLLYTDTHEWVRIEGDEAVIGITQFAQEQLGDLTFVDLPAVGDTLATGQEMGSVESVKAASELYSPLAGTVSAVNDALSGAPELVNQSPYTDGWMVRVKLSATPEGLLSAADYEAVVAREAH encoded by the coding sequence ATGTCCATTCCCGCCGACCTGCTCTACACCGATACCCACGAATGGGTGCGCATCGAAGGTGACGAGGCCGTCATCGGCATCACCCAGTTTGCCCAGGAACAGCTGGGCGACCTGACCTTCGTCGACCTGCCCGCCGTGGGCGACACCCTGGCCACCGGCCAGGAAATGGGTTCGGTGGAATCGGTGAAGGCCGCCAGCGAACTGTACTCGCCCCTTGCCGGCACCGTCAGCGCCGTCAACGACGCCCTGTCCGGCGCGCCGGAACTGGTGAACCAGTCGCCCTACACCGACGGCTGGATGGTGCGCGTGAAGCTTTCCGCCACGCCCGAAGGCCTGCTCTCCGCCGCCGACTACGAAGCCGTCGTCGCGCGCGAAGCCCACTAG
- a CDS encoding dihydrolipoyl dehydrogenase family protein has protein sequence MTPSTRYDMIILGGGPGGSRAAFDAAARGLSVALVDRDGLGGTCLNRGCIPTKLLLGATAALPLLETQKKLKGADGHIAFDLPALQQRKDRYVKGTRQALEKRLKAAGIAVYAGEGRVTGERQGDADGELAVVATQADGTTQETRLGWGTLIVATGSTPASFPGLAADGAAVLDSTALLDVTKAPESLIVVGGGAIGLEMADFFSRLGTRITIVEGMGRLAPTEDPEVGDTLRKVYAREGWTIHTGRKVASLATVDGHAVLRFEDGEELTASKALLAVGRRPASVGIGLEALGATLRGPGWVQTDAWLRAAPHVYAIGDVNGRTLLAHAADHQARHAVRHACGDTAAPYDAGVMPACIYGHLEAMRVGPTAEELKNAGFSPRVSRSMLIANPIAQAYGMTQGFIKIVWVDGRIRGVTAVGHGVSHLVTLAAVLAGGSGTATGWTAHDAGNVIFAHPTLDEALEAAIEAPQEPA, from the coding sequence ATGACGCCTAGCACCCGCTACGACATGATCATACTCGGAGGAGGGCCCGGCGGAAGCCGGGCCGCCTTCGATGCTGCGGCGCGCGGGCTTTCCGTGGCCCTTGTGGACCGCGACGGCCTGGGCGGCACCTGCCTGAACCGGGGGTGCATTCCCACCAAGCTGCTGCTGGGGGCCACCGCCGCCCTGCCGCTGCTGGAAACGCAAAAGAAGCTGAAGGGCGCCGACGGCCACATCGCCTTCGACCTGCCCGCCCTGCAACAGCGCAAGGACAGGTACGTCAAGGGCACCCGCCAGGCGCTGGAAAAGCGCCTGAAGGCGGCGGGCATCGCCGTGTATGCGGGCGAGGGCCGGGTGACGGGCGAACGGCAGGGCGATGCGGACGGCGAACTGGCCGTCGTCGCCACGCAGGCGGACGGCACCACGCAGGAAACCCGCCTTGGCTGGGGCACCCTGATCGTGGCCACCGGCTCCACTCCGGCCAGCTTTCCCGGCCTTGCCGCCGACGGCGCGGCGGTGCTCGACTCCACCGCGCTGCTTGACGTGACCAAAGCGCCGGAAAGCCTGATCGTGGTGGGCGGCGGTGCCATCGGCCTGGAAATGGCCGACTTCTTCTCTCGCCTTGGCACGCGCATCACCATCGTGGAAGGCATGGGCCGCCTGGCACCCACCGAGGATCCCGAAGTGGGCGACACCCTGCGCAAGGTTTACGCGCGCGAGGGATGGACCATCCACACCGGTCGCAAGGTGGCCTCGCTGGCTACCGTTGACGGCCACGCCGTGCTGCGCTTCGAGGACGGCGAGGAACTGACCGCCAGCAAGGCCTTGCTGGCCGTGGGACGCCGTCCCGCGTCCGTCGGCATCGGGCTGGAGGCGCTGGGCGCAACCCTGCGCGGTCCCGGCTGGGTGCAGACCGATGCATGGCTGCGTGCGGCACCGCACGTATACGCCATCGGCGACGTGAATGGCCGCACCCTGCTGGCCCACGCGGCGGACCACCAGGCCCGTCACGCCGTGCGCCACGCCTGCGGAGACACCGCGGCACCCTACGATGCAGGCGTGATGCCCGCGTGCATCTACGGTCATCTGGAGGCGATGCGGGTTGGCCCTACTGCGGAAGAGTTGAAGAATGCGGGATTTTCCCCCCGTGTTTCACGCTCTATGCTCATTGCCAATCCCATTGCGCAGGCGTATGGAATGACGCAAGGTTTCATCAAGATCGTCTGGGTTGACGGGCGTATCCGGGGCGTGACCGCCGTGGGCCACGGCGTTTCGCACCTGGTGACGCTGGCAGCCGTGCTTGCAGGAGGGAGCGGCACGGCGACTGGCTGGACCGCGCACGATGCGGGCAACGTCATCTTCGCCCACCCGACGCTGGATGAAGCACTGGAAGCCGCCATCGAGGCTCCGCAAGAGCCCGCATGA
- a CDS encoding Hpt domain-containing protein gives MSQPPLPPVFDIDGVLHRLQGDREFLTLLLDTFLPDFADRLTKMQVALGEGRLADLARLAHSLKGASATIGASRLHQRAAALDQACRDEDMATARLEWLGLLEDADLTREQIGAWLAANRT, from the coding sequence ATGAGCCAGCCCCCTCTCCCTCCCGTATTCGACATCGATGGAGTGCTGCACCGCCTGCAAGGTGACCGCGAATTCCTCACGCTGCTGCTCGACACCTTTCTGCCCGATTTTGCCGATCGCCTGACGAAAATGCAGGTTGCGCTGGGGGAAGGACGGCTGGCCGATCTTGCGCGCCTTGCCCACAGCCTGAAAGGGGCATCCGCCACCATCGGTGCATCGCGCCTGCATCAACGGGCCGCCGCCCTGGACCAGGCCTGCCGCGACGAGGACATGGCCACGGCCCGGCTGGAATGGCTGGGGCTGTTGGAAGATGCCGATCTCACGCGCGAGCAGATCGGGGCGTGGCTGGCGGCCAACAGAACCTGA